In the Rhodothermaceae bacterium genome, one interval contains:
- a CDS encoding SDR family NAD(P)-dependent oxidoreductase: MSYSNPKTDMDQTGIAIVGMACRFPEAPNIPAFWDLLVSGKNAVKEVSPGSGVRRVDELFSQVQNPGDACRFWAYVDEIDQFDPTFFRISPVEAEWLDPQHRMILETSWHALEDAGIDPLSLDKSLTGVYTGISNDEYRMLVVGSQKPSGAAACLYSLSGTNLNGTSGRVSFFLGLRGPSKAVDAACASSLVAVHDAVSDLQYGYADLAIVGGVQAILNGQIFALRSDAMMLSPDGKCKTFDASANGYVRGEGCGVVILKRLSDAKRDGDRIWAVIRGSAVNHGGTGVGLTVPHTPALESVMETALVRGGLHPSAVGYIEAHGTGTAVGDPVELDAVTAVYGEGRPSEHPLLIGSVKTNMGHLESAAGIAGLIKAALVLRHGTIPKHLHFENPNPSLDWERHSLQVTSSMMEFPSIDSQLRCVGVNCFGISGTNAHVVVEEHRAEDQNKMAGPPTSVSVTLPDPLQHLSVPEQVQCSRTVRMLPLSAKSEPALRDLATRYLRWIDEYAAEMDDGSLADMAWTASIGRTHFDWREVVLFQNLDMLREKLSELSKRDPIEKPTAATRIAFVYTGQGSQWTGMGQSLYECEPVAKAVLDRCEQVFQKIRGVSLLDVMFGRVEGDMSDTAWEQPALYALECSLTALWASLGITPHIVIGHSVGEIAAAQAAGVFSLEDGMRFAIARGDILSATAPGAMVAIFAPTPQIESAIQSVNETSEGPGLCISGDNGTHRVVSGTAEDVDQISEYFTSEGIRAVRLNTSKAFHSALVEPALDALEESLKEIDIHPPTLALVSNLTGRPVEADKKLDGSYWRQHARHAVNFAEGIKAVAEHDVDTIIEIGPRPVLTNMCQAAWPASVAAPKAVPSLHLDDSPGWGIMQTVAEVYRMGLPVDFPGLFTAEARHRIPLPNYPFQKNRYWIETAKHHRAAAGHALLGVRHESVRGEITFETELFASDPDWMSDHRVFGRVIAPGALYGAMAIVASQIEYGTAVIERVQFHSPLVFSASESDDEKGRKVHIIIDPPESLDSRQIQIFSKGENEEEWTLHVQGHIPLRAAGRTLESFARIDPEHIRADMSPIDVASYYQARARTKIDLGPSFRTLRRLWARTGEALGEISLTLPQDPNEIHPLLLDGCFQVVAAARNPAEEGEITYLPFGWERLSLAGPIPEQILCHVQVSGGSLETEGSPEVISSTIRIYDMDGVPLGELSGYMVKRATQAAMLAAIEGIDELLYEVVWRSKPLTPRVLPADFLPSPGEVASQSGLLSTYLAEEGVEPKERTTLLRDLEHSSRLRALLTMDALGWEREKGDTIVAEDLQQQLGVIEEHTRLFRRILEMLAKSGILQEKDGRFVVKIASGDPLPDAMSKDIDAFLTEMARKYPHGVTEIGLFSRCSGALVDVLHGKADPLTLLFSSGDPTPGDLYLKAPVARAANRILKETIQTLIAELPPDRHLRIIEVGAGTGSATAAILPELPEGRFDYMYTDISAGFFAEAKARFESAEAAMTYRALDIEKDPIDQGFDPHGYDLLIASNVLHATRYLQETLAHCLQLLAPSGQLVALENMSGFGWMDLTFGQLDGWWRFADDYRPHHALASPAVWRRALADTGYGEVEILGLDESDQTAIPDKGVIVVQGPAEVAEPPGFWMLAADDGGVAESLATELANHQQTVILAHSEQADADSGDSKEGIISRTVDMDLRESWCSLLENIPKDVPLCGVVHLLALDGHGADATTSEMAEDVQRVTASALALTQAVLDSNLPVKNGIWFITQGVQVLERERTAQLAGAPLWGFGKAVSREVTHMQPRMIDLDSGESVPVSELAQELLSPDIENHIAYRWGSRQAARLVRASAETRRLHLPEDSAWGLVPNPSGILDSPSIKTLSSEPLEPKEIRVAVQASGLNFWDVFRSLGFIEEGDLGREMVGIVTDIGSEVSTLAVGDRVVGLGFGAFASEMITREELAAPAPPGFSSAELATLPSAFVSAALSYEFSGLEPEDRVLIHAGAGGVGLAAIQMAQAAGAEVFATASPPKQDYLRSLGVKHVFNSRETDFGEQILEATSGAGIHIVLNSLTSEGFIDASLSCLAEGGRFVELARRDILSKEEMAQLRPDVAYEILELDVLKKTDPAWVGRVLRDILKRLPSGELRPITHSRWPLAEAGSALRFMQLARHVGKIVVSSAPLARGPLRSDGTYLVTGGLGGIGCAVANWLAEHGAGTIALNGRRPPDEDAQEVIDRLRSRGVTVRVEIADVTDTEAIDNMMLTLEKEAPPIAGVIHSVGVLSDGALGNQNWDRFERVLWPKILGAWHLHRATMEQDLDFFMLFSSRVGVLGNPGQSNHASANAFLDQLAAHRQSIGLPGQSIAWGAWSEIGEAAEQKERIEERRSALGGRWFTPQQGIRALDKAVRQDVMHSVVMAMDWAIFKDAIEDRPAFLEDLLKVTPEKEDKAPAQADNLIALLQRTSAADRERELISFLQGELQAVLHLSDTPSPTIGFFDLGMDSLMVVELQNRLNRALEGECMVSNTAVFDYPNITLLAQHLVEELGDISTVPDVKESAEVSTVPDVKIVPEKELTVEELEYQEDHVAVVGMACRLPGASDLAAFWHLLEGGVDAVTDGRRDGGHWAGAVGDPAAESIFFKRGGFIDELDRFDAEFFGITPIDAHKMDPRHRILLETSWQALENAGIDPETLKSSLTGVYVGIGSSEYRDLMTVYDQQSNHFFGTSGSIALGRVAFVLGLMGPAIPVDMTCASSLVAVHQAVTALRRGEVDLALVGGVHALLSTSTAEFMAEYGMLSKIGKCQTFDAEADGFVRGEGCGMVVLKRQSDAESEGDSIWGLIRGSAVNQNGVSAGLTVPNGQAQVRVLKDALARAGVAPAEVDYLEVHGTGSPLGDPIEVHAAAEVYGEGREATRPLIMGTAKTNIGHLEAAAGVVGLIKVMLSMKWRSIPRHLHFKTPNPHVNWGQLPVQVASEAVSWPDTPDRPPRAGVSAFAVSGTNSHVVVEGFPVTDRNSAQQMTAGSEIFVSVPLPGRNGESVDMDMLGPRNARLLPLSGKSDAALRELAKRYLAWLDEYEEQQEDDSASASLLADMAWTAGTGRHHFSHRAGLVFRDAVSLRDQLSTLAESTNSHAGKQAPDLLAFTFAEYSEYPVGMGEELYRSEPIVRVVLDRCDNAWQAEHGNSLLNLMFGTSEDVQDPSWMFSAMFALQCALSDLWCSAGIRPATVLATGTGEIAAAYAAGSLELEDGVHLAELFGQYRGSHSQNGEATGEKLEAAVANLSLAPLQVSMLSGRSDRLVSVGELPEIAVGYLDEVEVLKTSAPILANYGVTLLIEMGPGTGSISEVVSAWPKSAKNNAISSTPTLVAGIQQSSRQVSGEILESIALVYDSGWDLDFGGLFAGEHRRRVPLPSYPFQRDRYWFDNL; this comes from the coding sequence ATGAGCTATTCGAACCCGAAGACCGATATGGATCAGACAGGTATTGCAATTGTCGGTATGGCATGCCGCTTTCCCGAGGCACCGAATATCCCAGCATTCTGGGATCTATTGGTATCCGGCAAGAATGCCGTCAAAGAGGTATCGCCCGGCTCGGGTGTCCGGCGAGTTGATGAGCTGTTTTCTCAGGTTCAGAATCCCGGAGATGCTTGTCGATTTTGGGCTTATGTGGATGAGATTGATCAGTTTGATCCAACTTTCTTCCGCATTTCACCGGTAGAGGCCGAGTGGTTGGATCCCCAACATCGTATGATACTGGAAACCAGCTGGCATGCACTGGAGGATGCCGGAATTGACCCACTTTCTCTGGATAAGAGCCTCACGGGAGTCTACACGGGAATCAGCAATGACGAATACAGGATGCTCGTGGTGGGCTCTCAAAAACCGTCTGGAGCAGCCGCTTGCCTCTATTCTCTGAGCGGTACCAATCTGAACGGCACCAGTGGTCGCGTCTCATTTTTCCTGGGCCTTAGAGGCCCTTCCAAGGCGGTGGATGCTGCGTGTGCATCATCTTTAGTCGCCGTGCATGATGCAGTATCGGACTTGCAGTATGGTTATGCCGATCTGGCCATTGTCGGAGGGGTCCAGGCAATTCTGAATGGACAAATCTTTGCGCTTCGCTCCGATGCAATGATGCTTTCTCCGGACGGAAAATGCAAGACGTTTGATGCGTCTGCAAATGGATATGTGCGAGGAGAGGGGTGTGGTGTAGTAATTCTTAAGCGGTTGAGTGATGCCAAAAGAGACGGAGATCGCATCTGGGCTGTCATTCGCGGTTCGGCCGTGAACCACGGTGGAACCGGTGTCGGTCTGACGGTCCCGCACACGCCCGCTCTGGAAAGTGTAATGGAAACGGCATTGGTTCGAGGTGGGCTTCATCCCTCGGCGGTAGGGTATATAGAAGCACACGGTACAGGAACGGCGGTGGGCGATCCCGTTGAACTCGATGCCGTGACAGCTGTCTACGGCGAGGGACGTCCTTCGGAACATCCGCTGCTTATTGGCTCCGTTAAGACGAACATGGGGCATCTCGAGTCGGCCGCTGGAATTGCCGGATTGATCAAGGCAGCTCTGGTGTTGCGCCATGGCACAATCCCGAAGCACCTGCATTTTGAAAACCCAAATCCCAGCCTTGACTGGGAGCGGCATTCCCTGCAGGTGACATCCTCCATGATGGAGTTCCCGTCCATTGATAGTCAGCTGCGCTGTGTAGGTGTGAACTGTTTTGGGATCTCTGGGACGAACGCTCATGTCGTCGTCGAAGAACACCGCGCCGAAGATCAAAATAAGATGGCGGGGCCGCCGACAAGCGTGAGTGTCACTCTGCCGGATCCACTGCAGCATTTGAGTGTGCCAGAGCAGGTACAGTGCTCCCGTACGGTGCGCATGCTCCCATTGTCCGCCAAATCGGAACCCGCATTAAGGGATCTGGCGACACGATATCTTCGCTGGATTGACGAATATGCCGCAGAGATGGATGATGGATCGCTCGCGGACATGGCATGGACCGCCAGCATTGGACGAACCCACTTTGACTGGCGAGAAGTCGTTCTCTTTCAGAATCTGGATATGCTAAGGGAGAAGCTTAGTGAACTGTCAAAAAGAGATCCAATCGAAAAACCTACCGCTGCCACGCGGATAGCGTTTGTTTACACCGGACAGGGAAGTCAATGGACAGGTATGGGGCAGTCCCTGTATGAATGCGAGCCGGTGGCGAAAGCTGTATTGGATCGGTGTGAGCAGGTTTTCCAAAAAATCCGGGGAGTATCTCTACTGGATGTGATGTTCGGCCGTGTTGAAGGCGACATGAGTGACACCGCGTGGGAGCAACCTGCGCTCTATGCGCTGGAGTGTTCACTGACAGCACTCTGGGCTAGCTTGGGAATCACACCCCATATTGTGATCGGTCACAGTGTTGGAGAGATTGCTGCCGCACAGGCAGCAGGAGTGTTCAGTCTGGAAGATGGAATGCGATTCGCCATTGCCCGCGGCGATATACTCTCCGCTACTGCACCGGGGGCCATGGTGGCGATCTTTGCTCCGACTCCCCAAATCGAGTCCGCGATTCAAAGTGTAAATGAAACTTCTGAAGGTCCTGGACTGTGCATCTCGGGGGATAATGGTACGCACCGAGTAGTGAGCGGGACCGCTGAAGATGTAGATCAGATCTCAGAATATTTTACATCGGAAGGAATCCGGGCCGTGCGACTGAATACGAGTAAAGCCTTTCACAGTGCTCTAGTCGAGCCGGCTCTGGATGCCCTAGAGGAGTCGCTAAAGGAAATTGACATCCATCCACCCACTCTGGCCCTGGTGAGCAACCTGACCGGCCGGCCCGTGGAAGCAGACAAAAAATTGGATGGTAGTTATTGGAGACAACATGCCCGCCATGCCGTGAACTTCGCCGAAGGAATCAAAGCGGTAGCGGAGCATGATGTGGACACCATTATAGAGATTGGTCCGCGGCCGGTATTAACAAATATGTGTCAGGCTGCTTGGCCGGCATCGGTCGCAGCACCGAAAGCCGTCCCCAGCCTGCATCTAGATGACAGTCCTGGATGGGGTATCATGCAAACCGTGGCAGAGGTATATCGCATGGGGCTCCCCGTTGACTTCCCGGGTCTCTTTACCGCGGAAGCACGCCATCGCATACCACTGCCGAACTATCCGTTCCAGAAGAACCGATACTGGATCGAAACTGCCAAACATCACCGTGCTGCTGCCGGCCATGCTCTACTGGGGGTTCGGCATGAATCTGTTCGCGGTGAAATTACATTCGAAACCGAGCTGTTCGCGTCGGATCCAGATTGGATGAGTGATCACCGAGTATTCGGTCGGGTCATTGCCCCCGGTGCTCTCTATGGAGCCATGGCAATTGTGGCATCCCAAATAGAGTATGGAACTGCGGTGATAGAAAGAGTGCAATTTCATAGTCCACTCGTTTTTTCTGCGAGCGAGTCTGATGATGAGAAGGGGAGGAAAGTGCACATCATAATTGATCCTCCCGAATCCCTGGATTCACGTCAGATTCAAATATTCAGCAAGGGGGAAAATGAAGAGGAATGGACGCTGCATGTACAAGGTCATATTCCACTGAGGGCGGCGGGTCGCACCCTCGAATCGTTTGCGAGAATTGACCCAGAACATATCAGGGCAGATATGTCACCGATTGATGTGGCATCCTACTATCAAGCCAGGGCACGAACGAAAATTGATCTGGGACCGTCTTTCCGTACGCTTCGGCGACTCTGGGCCCGCACTGGTGAGGCGCTGGGAGAAATCTCGCTTACTCTCCCCCAAGACCCAAATGAAATTCACCCACTGTTGTTGGATGGGTGTTTTCAGGTGGTGGCGGCTGCCCGCAATCCCGCAGAAGAGGGTGAAATCACTTATCTCCCCTTTGGATGGGAACGGTTGTCTCTGGCCGGACCGATTCCGGAGCAGATCCTCTGCCATGTACAGGTCAGTGGCGGATCATTGGAAACGGAGGGATCCCCCGAAGTCATCAGCAGCACAATACGAATCTACGATATGGATGGTGTTCCACTCGGGGAATTGAGTGGATACATGGTCAAGCGTGCAACGCAGGCAGCCATGCTCGCCGCCATAGAAGGCATTGACGAATTGCTTTACGAGGTCGTCTGGCGCTCTAAACCGCTCACACCGCGAGTACTCCCTGCTGATTTTCTGCCTTCCCCTGGTGAGGTAGCCAGTCAATCGGGACTACTCTCAACATATTTGGCAGAGGAAGGGGTGGAACCTAAAGAGCGGACTACTCTGCTCAGGGACTTGGAGCACTCCTCACGCTTGAGAGCTCTTTTGACAATGGATGCTCTCGGGTGGGAACGTGAGAAGGGAGATACGATCGTAGCCGAAGATCTGCAGCAACAATTAGGGGTGATCGAGGAGCACACACGCCTCTTTCGCCGGATACTGGAAATGCTGGCTAAGTCCGGAATTCTCCAGGAAAAGGACGGTCGCTTTGTCGTCAAGATCGCATCGGGAGATCCTCTACCGGATGCAATGTCGAAAGATATAGATGCCTTTCTCACAGAAATGGCCAGGAAATATCCCCATGGAGTCACCGAGATTGGACTTTTTTCCAGGTGCAGCGGTGCTCTGGTGGATGTCCTTCACGGCAAGGCCGATCCACTTACGCTTTTGTTTAGCAGTGGAGATCCTACTCCTGGAGATCTGTATCTCAAGGCGCCCGTAGCGCGTGCGGCAAACCGAATACTGAAGGAGACTATTCAGACCCTCATAGCGGAGCTTCCTCCTGATAGGCATCTTCGGATTATTGAGGTGGGAGCGGGTACGGGATCCGCCACTGCGGCTATACTCCCGGAACTCCCGGAAGGACGATTTGACTATATGTACACGGATATCTCGGCAGGCTTCTTTGCGGAAGCAAAGGCGAGATTCGAAAGTGCAGAGGCGGCCATGACCTATCGTGCGCTGGATATTGAAAAAGATCCGATAGATCAGGGATTTGATCCACACGGATATGATCTGTTGATTGCTTCCAATGTACTGCATGCCACACGGTATCTGCAGGAAACTCTGGCACATTGTCTGCAACTTCTCGCACCGTCAGGGCAACTGGTCGCACTGGAAAATATGAGCGGTTTCGGTTGGATGGACCTGACATTTGGGCAGTTGGATGGGTGGTGGAGGTTTGCCGACGACTATCGTCCTCACCACGCTCTGGCAAGCCCAGCAGTATGGCGGCGTGCACTGGCGGACACTGGATATGGTGAAGTTGAGATTCTGGGTCTTGATGAATCCGATCAGACGGCTATACCGGACAAGGGAGTTATCGTAGTCCAGGGTCCCGCGGAAGTGGCAGAACCTCCCGGTTTCTGGATGCTAGCGGCCGATGACGGTGGAGTGGCCGAGTCATTGGCGACAGAATTAGCCAACCACCAGCAGACAGTGATATTGGCCCATTCGGAACAGGCGGATGCCGATTCTGGAGATAGCAAAGAGGGGATCATTTCGAGGACGGTGGACATGGATCTGCGGGAGTCGTGGTGCTCATTACTGGAGAATATTCCCAAGGATGTCCCGCTTTGTGGCGTGGTTCATCTACTCGCACTTGATGGCCATGGCGCAGATGCCACGACAAGTGAAATGGCAGAAGATGTACAGCGGGTGACGGCAAGCGCACTGGCACTGACGCAGGCGGTACTCGATTCAAATCTGCCAGTAAAAAACGGTATCTGGTTTATCACCCAGGGAGTACAAGTGCTGGAAAGAGAACGTACTGCGCAGTTGGCCGGTGCACCACTGTGGGGCTTCGGGAAAGCCGTATCCCGGGAAGTGACACATATGCAGCCCCGAATGATTGATCTGGATTCTGGGGAGAGCGTACCTGTCTCAGAATTGGCTCAGGAATTGCTATCTCCTGATATCGAAAATCATATCGCGTATCGTTGGGGATCCCGCCAAGCAGCGCGTCTCGTAAGAGCGAGTGCGGAAACACGACGGCTTCACCTGCCTGAGGATTCGGCGTGGGGACTTGTCCCCAACCCAAGTGGTATCCTAGACAGCCCGTCAATCAAGACGCTGTCATCTGAACCTTTGGAGCCCAAAGAAATCCGAGTGGCGGTGCAAGCATCCGGGCTGAATTTCTGGGATGTATTTCGGTCTCTCGGGTTTATAGAAGAGGGTGATCTTGGTCGGGAGATGGTAGGTATCGTTACAGATATAGGGTCGGAGGTGTCTACCCTTGCAGTGGGGGACCGCGTAGTGGGGCTCGGTTTTGGCGCATTCGCGTCAGAGATGATCACTCGGGAGGAATTGGCAGCACCGGCACCACCGGGATTTTCTTCGGCGGAATTAGCTACTCTACCCAGTGCGTTCGTATCTGCCGCATTATCGTATGAGTTTTCCGGCCTGGAGCCGGAAGATCGTGTGCTGATTCACGCCGGTGCCGGTGGAGTGGGGCTAGCTGCCATTCAGATGGCGCAGGCGGCTGGTGCGGAAGTATTTGCAACGGCAAGCCCTCCAAAGCAGGACTATCTCCGATCATTGGGGGTGAAGCATGTATTCAACAGTCGCGAAACCGATTTTGGGGAGCAAATCCTGGAAGCCACTAGTGGTGCTGGAATACATATAGTGCTCAACAGTCTTACCAGTGAGGGCTTCATTGATGCGAGTCTATCCTGCCTCGCGGAAGGTGGGCGATTCGTGGAACTGGCTCGGCGGGACATCCTCAGCAAAGAGGAAATGGCACAGCTGCGTCCGGATGTGGCGTATGAAATCCTGGAATTAGACGTACTGAAGAAAACGGATCCGGCGTGGGTAGGCAGGGTCCTGCGAGATATATTGAAACGACTCCCTTCGGGAGAACTTCGACCGATAACTCACTCCAGGTGGCCGCTGGCCGAAGCAGGATCTGCGTTGCGGTTCATGCAGTTGGCGCGCCACGTAGGCAAAATTGTAGTGTCCAGTGCTCCTCTTGCCCGCGGGCCACTACGGTCAGATGGCACTTACTTGGTGACCGGGGGGCTTGGAGGTATCGGGTGTGCTGTTGCTAACTGGCTGGCAGAGCACGGAGCTGGTACGATTGCACTGAATGGACGGCGTCCACCGGACGAGGATGCACAGGAAGTGATTGACCGGCTTCGCAGCCGCGGTGTAACCGTACGAGTGGAAATAGCCGATGTGACTGACACGGAGGCAATTGACAATATGATGCTGACGCTGGAGAAGGAAGCTCCGCCGATTGCCGGTGTCATTCATAGTGTAGGGGTACTCTCGGATGGTGCACTCGGTAACCAGAACTGGGATAGATTTGAACGTGTATTGTGGCCCAAGATCTTGGGAGCATGGCATTTGCACCGTGCGACCATGGAACAGGACCTGGATTTCTTTATGCTCTTTTCAAGTCGCGTGGGTGTTCTTGGTAATCCGGGGCAGTCAAATCACGCCTCCGCTAATGCGTTCTTGGATCAGTTAGCGGCGCACCGTCAGTCAATTGGACTGCCGGGGCAGTCAATTGCCTGGGGGGCATGGTCGGAGATTGGCGAAGCTGCAGAGCAGAAGGAGCGAATTGAAGAACGACGTTCGGCCCTTGGAGGGCGCTGGTTTACTCCGCAGCAGGGGATTCGAGCACTTGACAAAGCAGTTCGTCAGGATGTCATGCATTCGGTGGTCATGGCGATGGACTGGGCAATCTTTAAAGATGCAATTGAGGACCGTCCAGCATTCTTGGAAGATCTGTTGAAGGTTACGCCGGAAAAAGAAGACAAAGCACCTGCGCAGGCGGATAATCTGATTGCCTTACTTCAGCGGACATCGGCCGCAGATCGGGAAAGAGAACTCATTTCATTCTTACAGGGAGAATTGCAAGCCGTCCTGCACCTGTCCGATACGCCTTCGCCTACGATAGGGTTTTTTGATTTGGGAATGGACTCGCTCATGGTCGTAGAGTTGCAGAATCGACTGAATCGTGCGTTGGAAGGTGAATGTATGGTTTCAAATACGGCCGTGTTTGACTATCCGAATATTACTCTCCTTGCTCAGCATTTAGTGGAGGAGTTGGGAGATATAAGCACCGTCCCCGATGTGAAAGAGTCAGCAGAGGTAAGCACTGTCCCCGATGTGAAGATCGTACCGGAGAAGGAGCTTACGGTGGAAGAATTGGAATATCAGGAAGATCATGTTGCCGTTGTGGGTATGGCATGTCGGTTACCCGGCGCCTCCGACCTTGCAGCATTTTGGCATTTGCTCGAAGGAGGCGTTGACGCCGTGACCGATGGAAGGCGTGATGGGGGGCATTGGGCTGGTGCCGTCGGAGATCCCGCTGCAGAGAGCATATTTTTTAAGCGGGGGGGATTTATCGATGAATTGGATCGGTTTGACGCTGAATTTTTTGGAATCACCCCAATTGATGCACATAAGATGGATCCGCGTCACAGAATACTGTTGGAGACTAGTTGGCAGGCATTGGAGAACGCAGGGATCGATCCAGAGACTCTCAAGAGTAGCCTGACGGGTGTATATGTCGGGATTGGCAGCAGCGAGTATCGTGATTTGATGACAGTTTACGATCAGCAGAGCAATCATTTTTTCGGCACTTCCGGGAGTATCGCATTGGGACGGGTTGCTTTCGTGTTGGGACTGATGGGGCCTGCCATTCCGGTGGATATGACATGTGCATCGTCGCTCGTAGCGGTCCATCAGGCAGTTACGGCACTGCGGCGGGGAGAAGTGGATCTGGCACTTGTCGGAGGCGTGCACGCCCTTCTCTCTACTTCTACGGCAGAATTCATGGCAGAATATGGCATGCTGTCAAAAATTGGCAAATGCCAGACGTTTGATGCCGAAGCGGATGGCTTCGTCAGGGGAGAGGGATGCGGGATGGTCGTCCTGAAGCGACAAAGCGATGCGGAGTCAGAGGGGGATTCCATTTGGGGCTTGATACGAGGATCTGCTGTAAATCAGAATGGAGTCAGTGCAGGACTAACCGTACCGAATGGTCAGGCACAGGTGCGGGTGCTTAAGGATGCACTTGCCCGGGCTGGTGTGGCACCTGCCGAGGTGGATTATCTTGAAGTACACGGCACGGGGTCCCCGCTGGGTGATCCGATTGAAGTGCATGCTGCAGCAGAGGTATACGGGGAAGGGCGTGAGGCAACTCGTCCCCTAATCATGGGTACGGCAAAGACAAATATTGGCCATCTCGAGGCGGCCGCAGGCGTAGTCGGCCTGATAAAGGTGATGCTCTCAATGAAATGGCGAAGCATTCCCCGTCATTTACATTTCAAGACTCCGAACCCGCATGTAAATTGGGGTCAGTTGCCGGTGCAAGTGGCGTCTGAGGCCGTTTCGTGGCCGGATACTCCTGATCGGCCACCACGGGCTGGAGTCAGTGCATTCGCGGTCTCAGGGACAAATTCGCATGTTGTGGTTGAAGGATTTCCCGTGACTGACAGGAATTCCGCGCAGCAGATGACCGCGGGCTCCGAAATATTTGTTTCTGTACCCCTGCCAGGTCGAAATGGGGAATCTGTTGATATGGATATGCTGGGGCCTCGCAACGCAAGATTGCTGCCACTTTCTGGAAAATCGGATGCGGCACTTCGTGAATTGGCGAAGCGGTATTTGGCGTGGCTTGACGAATATGAAGAGCAGCAGGAAGATGACTCTGCTTCCGCATCTCTGCTGGCCGATATGGCGTGGACGGCAGGAACGGGGCGCCATCATTTCTCTCATCGCGCCGGCCTCGTATTCCGCGATGCAGTTAGTTTGCGTGATCAACTCAGTACATTGGCTGAATCTACAAACTCCCACGCAGGCAAGCAGGCTCCCGATCTGTTGGCATTTACATTTGCAGAATACAGTGAGTACCCGGTGGGAATGGGAGAGGAACTCTATCGGAGTGAGCCCATCGTGCGTGTAGTATTGGATCGATGTGATAATGCCTGGCAGGCGGAGCATGGCAATTCACTGTTGAATTTGATGTTTGGGACTTCGGAAGATGTCCAGGATCCGTCCTGGATGTTTTCGGCCATGTTTGCCCTTCAATGTGCTTTATCGGATCTCTGGTGCAGCGCGGGAATTCGTCCGGCCACGGTACTTGCTACAGGCACAGGCGAAATTGCAGCTGCGTATGCGGCGGGCTCTTTGGAATTGGAAGACGGGGTGCATCTAGCGGAATTATTCGGTCAATACAGGGGATCACATTCTCAGAATGGAGAGGCTACAGGTGAAAAATTGGAAGCAGCAGTTGCCAATCTGTCACTTGCTCCTTTGCAAGTATCTATGTTGAGTGGCCGTTCAGATCGATTAGTTAGTGTTGGTGAACTACCGGAGATAGCCGTCGGGTATCTTGATGAGGTAGAGGTATTGAAAACTTCTGCGCCGATTCTGGCGAATTATGGAGTGACTCTCTTGATTGAGATGGGACCGGGTACGGGATCTATTTCAGAGGTTGTATCGGCATGGCCGAAGTCCGCCAAGAATAACGCTATCTCTTCAACGCCTACCCTAGTAGCCGGTATACAGCAATCTTCGCGGCAGGTAAGTGGTGAGATTCTTGAGTCGATTGCCCTTGTGTATGATAGTGGATGGGATCTTGATTTCGGAGGGCTGTTTGCTGGAGAGCATCGACGCCGAGTTCCCTTACCCAGCTATCCGTTCCAGCGTGACCGCTACTGGTTTGACAATCTGTAA
- a CDS encoding glutathione S-transferase, with translation MESLDMADCINEICPWSGEPVQADSLTEFDGHVVGFCNPGCRDKFERAVQHFEEAKSVTV, from the coding sequence ATGGAATCACTTGATATGGCCGATTGCATTAACGAGATATGTCCTTGGTCCGGCGAACCGGTACAAGCCGATTCACTCACCGAATTTGATGGCCATGTTGTCGGGTTTTGTAATCCTGGTTGCCGTGACAAGTTTGAGAGAGCAGTTCAACATTTTGAGGAAGCGAAATCGGTTACCGTGTAA